A genome region from Musa acuminata AAA Group cultivar baxijiao chromosome BXJ3-5, Cavendish_Baxijiao_AAA, whole genome shotgun sequence includes the following:
- the LOC135638385 gene encoding uncharacterized protein LOC135638385, with product MASRPDHGNHSEVKELPFRAISVSTITPAEVRATWVQEMLLFKRDRIFPNDEATAWRIRRTQAWYSEVNARLYKRSFSQPLLQCLEPDEAQAVLIEVHEGICGEHIAGRTLAYKILRQGYY from the coding sequence ATGGCCTCAAGACCAGACCACGGAAACCACTCCGAGGTTAAAGAGCTCCCATTCCGCGCCATCTCAGTTTCGACTATAACTCCTGCCGAGGTGCGCGCCACGTGGGTACAGGAGATGCTGCTCTTCAAACGCGACAGGATTTTTCCTAACGACGAGGCCACGGCGTGGCGCATTCGCCGAACGCAGGCATGGTATTCTGAGGTGAACGCACGGCTCTACAAGCGATCCTTCTCGCAACCTCTGCTGCAATGCCTCGAGCCTGATGAAGCGCAGGCAGTCTTGATCGAGGTCCACGAGGGAATCTGCGGGGAGCATATTGCTGGTCGAACCTTGGCCTACAAAATCCTTCGTCAAGGATACTATTAG